DNA from Nematostella vectensis chromosome 5, jaNemVect1.1, whole genome shotgun sequence:
ATGGCCTTGCGTCATCAAGTGAACCTTCAGctcttttgtaaaaaaaaatgtgaagtAAAGGAAGGAGAAAATAAATGACATTCACGCTCACACCAGATGGTGGAAGGATCACTTATTTCGCTTCCGATTCTCATTGAATTCTCTTTTCCGTGTACTGCCTAAACCATTTACTTGATTCGTAAAAGATACCCTACTCTAAGGCCCCCTAATGGAACCCTCAAAATTACAAGTGTCTGCAGTATTAGGTCAATAAAGGAATAGTCCGCTTACTTTTAAGTCATGATTGCTGCTCATGCTTTCAGTATTTGGATGCGAGGTTGATTTCCATATGATTGCACACGATGTCAGGAAACTCGCCCTTGCAATCGAGTGCGATCGTATGGAAGCCACTTTGCTATTGCAAGCTagaattgaaataaaaaacggCGAAAGTCGAAGTACCGAAGAGAGCacatagcttttttttttagactgCGCGCATAGTTAGCTCAGCctaacacaggtagcccaagctctttttTTGTCCCTAATAATATTTACAGGAAACATagggcgaaaaacaaaattagtgaaaaattaaaaaaaaacttgttgaaaagacgtgtgtaTTCTAGTGTTATGTTTATGTTTAATTTTTGCGTGTTCTCTGGCCGTATTAAAGCGCCTTTTCAAAATTCAAGATTTGAACTCTTACCAGAACGAAGCGAAAGGTAGGAAAGCATAGACATACCTTACGTTCCGTCCTCAAAAACACACTTCCTCCCGCTTAATTGCGCCTCAAATCACGGCGACATCTTCTCAGATAGTTGGAGTCTAACCAGCCCAAATCTCAGCGCCACACGATTTTTCATTGCAGATGAATCCGTTAGAATATTCGCCTCTGCGAGGCAACTTTGACGGTTGGACTCCAACTATTTGTGAGAATGTCGTCGCGATCCGAGCGCGATAAGCgggagaaaatgtttttttgagAACGGAACGTGTCCAAAATTACTTGCCTACCTTTCACTTCGTTTTGGTAAGAGTTCAAatcttgaatcttgaaaaaggcgcTTTTATACGGCCAaagaacacgcaaaaagtaaGCATTAACACAACACTAGAATACACACAtcttttcaacattttttatttattttatttgttcactaattttgtttttcgacccatgtttaccgtaaaatcaatagggacaaataaagagcttgggctgcctgtcatcccggggacccagggcgtcgcggagattgGGCACACAGCGAGCGCGGCGCGAGAATGTTTCTTTCTCGGTCTAAAACGTCAACAAACAAGTCACGCTTGCTAATCCatgcgtctaaaaatagcctggtCCACaaaaacgccgtgacacctacaTAATACCAGAATGTTTGGAAGTTGATTGGCCCTACTTATGGCCCATCATATATGATACATCGCGAAATAAGGTGGATTCGaccgcttttttttttgggggggggggggggatgtgcAAACTATTAGCGTCGCTAAGTTTATTCGCgagaaaattaataaaaaaaatatgtttgaaATCTAGCAAATAATAAAAGGAACAGGAAAACCAGTCGTGAAATTATTGATTTCAAGAAGGAAATATTGTTCGATCACGCGGCTGGGCCGAGAGAAAAACGCGCCGCATGAGGTCGAGTTACTCATTTACGAGGCGGCTGTTGTTCCGTAAAGCGCATCGTTTGAAAGGTCGTAAAGAGCGTAGGGACAGAGCTCGCTAAAGGAGCGAAACCAAGGCGAATACTTGGTTTATTCAACACTAAAACAAGCATTAGACATCAAATTAGAGCTAAACTGTCCTATAGCCCGTGCTCCGATCGCTCGCCCGCGCCGTGGTTTCTCGCCGCGCAGGCTCATGTGCTACCATAGCAACTGGAAAGCCAATCACTTTCAAGTTCGGTTGCTAGCCCGGAACATGTACAATAGCGACATAACAAATGATCATGGCTTCCACTTTCCGTGATTCAAAATAATGCCCGGAGAACGTTAGGAAACACTTTAAACCTATACCATAACACGTGGATAGTATTGAAGAATGACTGAAAATGAAGCTCCTGGAGAAAATAGCGATATTGAAAGTGAAATTAGCGATCACGGGGAGAGCGAAGTCGAGGGAGAAGGTGTAGACGATTTTGAATCAACAGTTCCTTCGGTCACTGAACAAATACCGCAAACTCCAAGCTCCCTCAAGAAGACAAAgccaaaaaagaagaagaaaaagtgaGTAAACTTAACGATACGCACATTTTGATACAATCTTGCTAAATTTCTACGTTTCGTTTACAGATGGCTGAGTGTGTGTTTAACGAATTGCAAGTACGATTCGGGTAAGTGTTGTCAAGGATAGCACCGCTGTCGGTCATTTTATTACTCCCCCATGCGTCTTAAAAAATTTCTGACTTGTTATTTTTGTGGTTTTTTAGTTCGCAGAGTCACGAAAAGGTTTGGAATGAAAGAAGTTGGGGAAGAGGACGACTGGTCGTTGTTTTGGATCGATTGCTCTGTGGCCTTGGAACGATGCATGGAAATGAAACGCTACCAAGTATGAACTACTTTCTTGTTCACGTATTTATTATTTACCCAAAAGCATTAAACAGTTTTAAAACTGTTCAACTTCTTAAATGTTACtacaatatttttgttttaagagGTTATTTGCTATTTAGCCGATCACTAAGTAAACATTTTACAATTTGAAATTGCTCTTAGCTTACAGTATCTATCTTGAGAGCAATTTAACGCATCGAAAAGTAACTTTTTAACAAATATCATGTTTTGGCATTTCTTTTTGCTGCTATCATTTCTCTACTAAATGATAAAGGATGGTGACTACGGAATGTATGGGTGGTTTTTAGAAATCCATTCGAAAGTTAATTCAGGTATGCGGCTAGAGACCAAAGTGTCCTCAGGAATTTCATAAGCCATTGATCACGGGACTTTCTCAGCGATAAGCCAAACTGTCATTCCTGTATAGAAATTATCTTTGGGAAATATCATGTGTTGTGTATCCATTTAAAGAAGCTTAGTTTTGATAAAAGAGGCTGTAACATGAACAAACGAATAAATTAAAATGTTCCAATATCGGATcaggtttgtttgctttgaatGGCATCACAATTGGCATGGTAATTTTAGATAATCTCTGTTTATATCAATATTCTATTTTCTTAATTGCTAAAACGCTTTCACTGcccaaaaaattataaggtaTATTATTAGTCTTTGAGATTTTTTATGTATCAATGTATCTTTTGATATGTGTGAAACATTAATTTGCATATATGATTTTGTTCTTTATGAACAAGATATTGTTTTAATATTGGCTGTTTGGTAAACCCTGGTGTGTAGATGGGACATTAGCCCTTCTCATCCATATAAGCACTCACTTTGTAAACAGGGTGTTAGCACTTCTAATCCTTATCGGATAGGcataatcaaaactttgtaaGAATTTTTACGTGTCTGTTGaatattctttatttattcCGCGAGAAATTGAGGTAGGGAGGAAAGGGGGGGGTAGCAAACTTGTTAGGAGCAATGCATCTCGGCAACCAAGGTTTTCACTGTCCGTAGTCTCATTTGATGTATACACTCTATATACTGTTTTGCCTTCCACTTATTAGTATGCTTTTTTTACTAGAAAATCAACCACTTCCCTGGTATGAGTGAGATTTGTAGAAAGGATCTTCTTGCAAGGAACATGAATCGTTTGTGGAAACAGTTTCCAAACGATTATGCTGTCTTCCCAAAAACATGGGTGTTGCCCGCTGAGTGAGTATTATTTGTCAGCCCCGCTTGCCTGCTAAAATgtaggtcatttcttattagaGCATTGCCGATTACTATACTTTCTCTATATGATACCCATGAatgcaccccctccccaatccCCAGCCAAACAAGCCTGTGAGAAACTTTCACTAAATAAGCATTTTGGGGAATTTTTTGAGGTAATACCAGGGATGTGAAATAATAGTGTATTGTAAatgagtttttcatttttttttcctttattgtTCCAACACCATAGACAACAGACATTACATAACAGCATCAGTAATGGCATCAAGAATTGCACATGCTCAGGAAAACTCGAAAACGGTCATTCTATGATTGCAGATGTAGAACAGAAAAACAGGGAAATTTTGTTCATTGTCATGGATGGCAATgctgtttttttaacaattgaTGAGCATGCATGCTGTTTTTAACTCTCTTGCAATTATTGCTGCACAGGTCTTGTAATACCAAAACCAGTACACAGTTACAGCTAGTTTCATAAGCTCATGCCTGCTATCTTTATGTTTCAGTTATGGTGACTTTCAATCTTATTGTCGACAAAAGAAGAACAAGACGTTTATTACAAAGCCTGAAAGTGGCAGCCAGGGGAAAGGGATTGTCATCACAAAAAATCCAAAGGTACTAGAAAACATATTACATTTTAATCCTTATCTAAAATTAATTGGTCAGATAAGGGTACACCAGTCTGGTGGATCTAATAAGATTTCCTGGGTTCAATAGAATCATCCTTTAAGAAAAATTATTACTGTATCTAGGGCTTAGACTACTTGgtataatttttgttttttggacCACCCTTTATAAAATGCTCCTTCATCAATGTCCTGACCAGTCAGCCTTTGTACAAGACTTTACAAGGCATCTTACTGTTCCCAAATTTGGCAATTTCATATAAAGTGGCTATTTGTCCCTGTGGTGGGGGGAACCCTATAAAAACAGATAAATGTCATCATCTGTATAACCCTAATTCTAGTTTTCCCGAATTGCACAGTTCTTAGGACACCAACATACTGTAGAACTCATTTCTGTTTTACTACAATTATGTCCAGTTGTTATTAGGATGTGATGATCCACTTAGGGAAAGCAGAGGCAGAAAAGTTTTGATCACCCCCCATCAACTTTTACTGAGAGTTCCCCTTGGCTCTGTCTTCTTTCTCTCAGTTTGGAAGTAATCCCCTATCACATACAAATGTGTTGCTAACagggtttttttatttcaaattttcctTGAAAGCCTAGGGGAAAGTATCCCATTCTTAAAACATGTTAGACCCATTTACAACACACACACCCTTTTATGTAGTCTCGACCTACAGTAACATAAGAAAAGTACCCATAGTACCAATTAGCCAACAATGCTTCCATGATCTCTATATTATATGTCACTCACATAAGCTAATAAACAAAAGCTGAGATTAGTCCCTGTTGTTAAGGCATTGTTtcgtattattttatttttcaatttttcagGATATCAAGCCTGGGGAGCATCTGGTTTGTCAGCAGTATGTGTCCAAACCATTTCTGATTGACGGCTTCAAGTTTGACCTTAGGATCTATGTTCTAGTCACTTCTTGTGACCCTCTGCGTGTATTTGTCTATGAAGACGGCTTGGCTAGATTTGCCACATCGAAGTACACAGAACCACAGAATAACAACCTGGTGAGTATGGTTACTGAATAGCAACCTGGTGAATATGGGTATAGCAACCTGGTTAATATGGGTATAACAACCTGGTGAATATGGGTATAACAGCCTGGTGAATATGGTTATAACAGCCTGGTGAATATGGATATAACAACCTAGTGAATATGGGTAGAACAGCCTGGTGAATATGGGTAGAACAGCCTGGTGAATATGGATATAACAGCCTGGTGAATATGGGTAGAACAGCCTGGTGAATATGGGTAGAACAGCCTGGTGAATATGGGTAGAACAGCCTGCGGTGAACTATGGGTAGAACAGCCTGCGGTGAACTATGGGTATATAACACCTTGTAAATATGGTTATATGTATTAgatgtatatatgtatataaacaCCACCAGCACAGAAGTTATGTATTTGGTCATAGGACTAAAtctatatttttcatttttattcattCTTAGGATGACATCTGTATGCACCTTACCAACTACTCTATTAACAAGCACAGCAAAGACTTTATACGAGATGAGGAAATTGGAAGCAAAAGGTACACCATCCCCCATTATCCAGCTTATCACTTTTAATAAACCTGGAAATGACTTCATTCTTCCTAAAATTCGATTTTTGTTGTCTGCAGAAGAATAACCACCATCAACAACTGGTTTGTTGAGAATGGATACGACCTGAAAGAAATTTGGGATGGAATTGAGGTACAAGTGTAAACGATTTCACTATAATAACACATATGGAGCATGTTTAAATAATGTCTCTTTTTTCAGGACTGTATCATCAAGACTTTGGTTACTGCTCATCCTATCCTCAAGCATAATTACCGGACCTGTTTTCCAAATCATAACAAGGGGAGTGCCTGCTTTGAGATCCTCGGCTTTGATGTTTTGCTGGACAAGAAGTTGAAGCCATGGGTCATTGAGGTAAGATAGGGTTATGGTCGAGGTTCTACCCTCATTCAGCGCTACAGCACTTGAAGTACGGGTGCGTACATAGGTCTGTATGATGCCTATAAATGTGCACCTCCCTCAGCAGTGCCTTGGTACTTGCCCAAAGTATTCAGTACCTGTTTCGTACAAAACATTGCAGTCAAGTGGCCCTTCTATTATTACAAAAGTATAGAAATTATAAAATGGAAGTAAGTTACcttcaagagaccatgatataagagaacgaacccccgtggcccatgatgtcgtccatgaaagctatttttagattgcgcgagcttgtcaatcatagcatccatacatGGTTTGTcgtgccatatttggttatgggcaccacgagctagtacaatttcacaccaaattttttccctctgcaatTTTTACTTCGTTtgctacctgtttttatccttttagctgctcttcaaggctcatgatcacaatgctactcatggggtggtgtcctggtatctgttatctaatgttcagttaattaaatgttatataaataattgaacgggaagacatcggggagacggtgaatttggagttcattcaagatgcatcggGCTGACTcctaaatagttttttttctctgtaattcggtgagatagaataccaaggcattctcagagtctatgttatgtatttcaATACAAGAAGCCCTTTAtatttctttgatttataacatttagatgaacttcaattcaattcacgcaaatgttcaaaaatcatgtcactcaagaaacccttgtcactggaataagatttacttcattataaagacttgaaaccttttattttctaatatcggtgtgaatataatggtattaagttctggatgtatctttttcatcaaaagggaattggaagataattgtgttttgtatgattgattgttgtgttttaagttaatttgcgaatcagcagtgaaaacttttactgggaaagttgatcccagagcctaaaatcacgcactttatgcatttcaatgtcccagaaacggttgattggctccagcgtactctatggaagatcatttttacagcgttcgtaaaaaaggaaggtatttttggtaaaaaagatttccaaaacatcctttgccggATCACATTGCccaagatgtgatcgcgcgtaagactCACGTTGCTAGGAAACTtgagcgctaaccaatcagagacgtattaaaaaataactgcttgttctaaaaaaaagtttttacggacgtcatcattggagCATACCCTAATatgggggattcgttctcttacatcatggtctcttgcttACTTTATAATACCCAACTTGGCTAAGTCTTCGTCCTTGTGGCATCATGTGCATTTGCTCTTCCTTGTTAGGTAAACCACTCACCAAGTTTCACGACTGATTCCCCGCTGGACAAGGAGATCAAGGAAGGTCTCATGTCCGATGCACTCGCCTTGCTGAACTTTGGGGCTTGCGATAGGCGGAAGATCATCGAAGAAGACAAGCGGCGAGTGAGAGAGAGACTTTTACAGAAACAGCGCCCAAAGGAGCCCAAGTAAGTACTGTATGAAAACATGTCTTCTCTGGATGATAGAGATCAATTAAAACGGGAATAGGTTGATATAGACAAGTAGTAGTTAGGATCATGAGCCGAGGTGATGGTAAAGGctgatgatatgatgatgaagatgatggttaatgataaaaagaatattaaaaatgtgaaagcaatgtgtctattggaagtttctttgagaatGTGGTTAATATGGCAGAttctaaaatattattttgtctCTGAAACGTTTGAGGTTTCCGTtggccctccggaagtaaactggtgataatgcggttTTATTCTTGCTGCAAACGATGACTTTGATGACTTTAATACGAAAAAAGAAGATAACTTACCTGATGGTATATTGTTTTCTTGACAGACGGGATGACTGCGAAAATCAACAGCAGTATAACGAGTGGATTACCAAGTACGAGGACAAAAACCTCGGCAAATACAGGTATCATGAGCATATGGTTATGGTGACGACAATAGAGATGATATTTGATCATTTCGATGTCTGGCGTTCTTTTGCTGGAAGAGGTTTATTCGAGTTCCCTGCCTGGTTCAAGCTCCTTGCCTGATGCGAATTCCTTCCACTTGTGAAACTATGCTAAAAACATGTATTCTATTTCTTAGACGGATCTACCCCCAAGGTAATGAGGAGAAGTATGCGAGGTTCTTTGAGAACAGTTGCTCGCTCTTCCAGGAGACGGCGGCTTCTAAAGCGAGGATAGAGTGCGCGAGGTTCGTCAACTTGTCAAACCAGAAAACGTTTGTGGATAAGTTTGAATACGGATAAAATAGACTCTGTAAAGGGTGATTTAGACAACGTGATTTAGTTGTATACGATCTTCttacgacatgtcttagctCTGAATTACACACTGCGACTTTCGTAGCTGAACGTCGTAACAAagtcgtaggctgatttacactctaggACTCCAGTCGTTGAGGTGTTGCGGGCAAATTGCATatgactaaatcgtgctgtcaaAATCAGCCATAACAATGACAtcaacctatttcaaaatcCTTACAAGTGCTGGATGTCGATAACTAAAACATTGGTATTGATATTCCAGGGTACAACGCGAGCAGATCCAAGCAAAGCAGCAGGAGGTAGATGCTGCGCGCCAAAAGAATGCTGGGAAGGCAGCAAAACGAGACGGAATGAGACCCGAGAGCCCGCACGGCGGCCGTCGCTCCACTCGAAGAATGTTGCCAAGAAGACCATATGGCAACAAAGACAAGAACGAGGTAACCATGGAAACAAGTACGAACTTTAGCTAGCTGGTTCTATGGCATGAggatatataaatatatatatgtgtCTCCGGCGTTAGGAGTGCCGGCTAGTTTTGAGTCATCTTGTGACATTCTTCTGTTAGTTTCTTTGCGTTgtctattttttctctttgactgaaattctgctgttttttttttaaggatgCAAGGATGAATGGATCCACCGATGCCCTAGATACCAGTAGGCCGCTGGAAATCATGGAAGAGGAGGAACTGGAGCGAATTACGTCAATACTCCAGCGCGATAATCTAATAAGAGGACTAGGGATAATAGAGTTCGTACACAGGCTTTTGCACTGCACCCCGGGCACAGGGGGCCCGCAGAAAAGCTGTGCTCTACACGATAGGGTGAGATATGAGATCATGCGGGACGTTAAAAGGACAGAATCGGATTATTAGAGGGGACGTGATGGGATGCTCTAATGTATTGGAGGCCGAGTTGTGTGACTCTACGTATTGGATGGCGAGTTATCAAAAGCTTTGCCGGCGGCTTTGGAGAATAGTAGATTTAATTGCTGAAATATAGCCAGGAAAGCCTCTCCAATGCTTGGGGAATAATAGTGCTGCCAATATGTCCATTGTCGTGTGAACCAAGCAAGGCTTTCTCAACCTCCTTCGACCTTGGACATGTAGATGGCACACACAacctctcccccctccccccccccccccagacacacacacacaaaatgcACGAGCTAAGTCTGCGCTTGACttaatctttttttccctATTTCAGAACTCGAGAGACGATCCGCGCTCGTTTAACTCACATGACCACCTTCCCACAAGTCTAGCGGACAAAGTCATATCTAATCTTCATCACTCAGGCGGCGTAGCCACTTCCGGCGCCGCCAGCATCAACTGCGTCACTTCCGGCATGGGAAGGTTGAACCCGTTCCAGCAATCAACACAATCAATGTCCAATGTAGTAAATCTAAATTCCATGAATCAACAAGGACCACCTTCTTTGACAAGAACAGATAGACGTGCGCTAGCTTCTGTAGGAATAGTCCCAGTTGCCCCTGCTGGGAATAACATAGGTATCCCACGACATAGATATGGGTCACGGAAAATCGTCCAGAAACCGAGTGGGGTCATGGACGAGTGGCGAACACCAGAAGACGTTCGGTTTAACCCGACGTACGAACTTGCGAACTCGAAGTTTAAACGAAGGACGTTTAGTGCGACGGGATTAAAAATGCTTCAAGACCCTGTGAATTCCGGCCGTGTGAACCCTCGTGTGGCCGCGTCTGCATACCCTGGTTCACAAACGAACATGTCCAGTCCAGGCGGGGTGACGCCCTACTCGACCACTCAGCAGTACATGTGCTCTGTCTATCCTTTTCCTAATGTCATGAAAGTGACGCCACCACCAAACTCTTTAGAGTTATCAGTTATATCCGGTCCGGCTCCTGTGAGTTACCGGTCCGACCCGAATATACAAAGTAATATGGGACCTACGGCCGCGCAGGATGATGGGATACCGCAAGGACGACCTCCCCCTTCAGGACAAGCGAGGTGAGCTCACAAGTGAGTAGCTTAGAGGGTCGACTTAGCGAGGGCAATCACTTAGAGAACTGTACGTTTGGCATAAATGAGTAACTTAGAGAGTCGACTTAGTGAGGGGCATCACTTAGAGAATCGTTGGGTTAGAACCAGCGAGTAGCTTAGGGGGTCGACTTAGTTAGGGCCATCACTTACTGTGCGGTTGGTACAGTGAGTAGCTTAGAGGGTCGACTTAATGAGAGAATAAAGGATTGGGGGTTGGGGAGAGGCGCTTGAGTATGAAGTCGGAACAAAAGAAGTGCTTACCAACTGTAAAGTGACTGTGAGCAGGTCGAAGGAATGGAGGGTGACTGGTTTTATGTTTATACAAGAGGCAAAGTGTTGTAAGGAGGGTTTCGATAGTGGAGATGATGGTCCttttatgataatgattatgataagGATAATGGTGGCAAAAAAGATGGTGTAAATGATGgatgtgatggtaatggtgatgatgataatgatggtaataatgatggtgatgatgatatggtaatggtgatgataattgtgGCAATAGAgaagatggtggtgatggtgatagtggtgatgataattgtgGCATTTAACTCATCGTCAGATAAGTTGGGGTTAGGTATCGGAGCGCGTACTGGTCGCCCGACCAAGCACTACCAAGGGAACCATGGCAACCGGGCCACAGCTCCCCGCCACAAGGGACACCCGTCACACTGATTTCTCAGTGGAATATACTTACCATAAGCTTTGGGACGGTGTGTGGGGACTAAAAAGCGTGGATCATATAGGTTAGCTTCACTCGAAACGCTGCCAGTGCAATAAAGGCGCGGGGTGGTCATTCTCCTGACCAGGGGCCGG
Protein-coding regions in this window:
- the LOC5505739 gene encoding tubulin polyglutamylase ttll6; protein product: MTENEAPGENSDIESEISDHGESEVEGEGVDDFESTVPSVTEQIPQTPSSLKKTKPKKKKKKWLSVCLTNCKYDSVRRVTKRFGMKEVGEEDDWSLFWIDCSVALERCMEMKRYQKINHFPGMSEICRKDLLARNMNRLWKQFPNDYAVFPKTWVLPADYGDFQSYCRQKKNKTFITKPESGSQGKGIVITKNPKDIKPGEHLVCQQYVSKPFLIDGFKFDLRIYVLVTSCDPLRVFVYEDGLARFATSKYTEPQNNNLDDICMHLTNYSINKHSKDFIRDEEIGSKRRITTINNWFVENGYDLKEIWDGIEDCIIKTLVTAHPILKHNYRTCFPNHNKGSACFEILGFDVLLDKKLKPWVIEVNHSPSFTTDSPLDKEIKEGLMSDALALLNFGACDRRKIIEEDKRRVRERLLQKQRPKEPKRDDCENQQQYNEWITKYEDKNLGKYRRIYPQGNEEKYARFFENSCSLFQETAASKARIECARVQREQIQAKQQEVDAARQKNAGKAAKRDGMRPESPHGGRRSTRRMLPRRPYGNKDKNEDARMNGSTDALDTSRPLEIMEEEELERITSILQRDNLIRGLGIIEFVHRLLHCTPGTGGPQKSCALHDRNSRDDPRSFNSHDHLPTSLADKVISNLHHSGGVATSGAASINCVTSGMGRLNPFQQSTQSMSNVVNLNSMNQQGPPSLTRTDRRALASVGIVPVAPAGNNIGIPRHRYGSRKIVQKPSGVMDEWRTPEDVRFNPTYELANSKFKRRTFSATGLKMLQDPVNSGRVNPRVAASAYPGSQTNMSSPGGVTPYSTTQQYMCSVYPFPNVMKVTPPPNSLELSVISGPAPVSYRSDPNIQSNMGPTAAQDDGIPQGRPPPSGQARSTKAQRARGATNTMRLKQLELRENHAVALS